In one Notolabrus celidotus isolate fNotCel1 chromosome 1, fNotCel1.pri, whole genome shotgun sequence genomic region, the following are encoded:
- the LOC117811440 gene encoding LOW QUALITY PROTEIN: transcription factor HES-5-like (The sequence of the model RefSeq protein was modified relative to this genomic sequence to represent the inferred CDS: substituted 1 base at 1 genomic stop codon), producing MKPAXIRFSRQRPLQHTDPDMAPTITAVMTNSQEHLTLTHKLRKPQVEKLRRERINSSIEQLKSLLGPEFLKKDPDSKLEKADILEMTVCVLRQLQQRNQSVNSAAVNQGYSRCVQEATHFLSREQVNMKSQRRLLNHFNKLQSYSEKNLREADFSPLSSTVQTSISKEKSPTNRAPWRPW from the exons ATGAAGCCAGCATAGATCAGATTCTCTCGACAGAGACCTCTACAGCACACAGATCCAGACATGGCTCCTACAATCACTGCAGTAATGACCAACTCTCAGGAGCACCTAACTCTGACTCACAAG ctcagaAAGCCTCAGGTGGAGAAGTTACGCAGAGAGCGAATCAACAGCAGCATTGAGCAGCTCAAGTCTCTCCTGGGTCCAGAGTTCCTCAAAAAGGATCCAGACTCCAAGCTGGAGAAAGCAGACATCCTGGAGATGACAGTTTGTGTCCTGAGACAACTGCAGCAGAGGAATCAATCTGTGAactcagcagctgtcaatcagggCTACTCAAGGTGTGTCCAAGAGGCCACACACTTCCTGTCCAGGGAGCAGGTGAACATGAAGTCCCAGAGGAGACTGCTGAACCACTTCAACAAGCTGCAGTCTTACTCTGAGAAGAACCTGAGAGAGGCTGACTTCTCTCCTCTGAGCTCCACAGTCCAGACCAGCATCAGCAAAGAAAAGAGTCCAACCAACAGAGCCCCCTGGAGGCCGTGGTAG
- the LOC117811401 gene encoding transcription factor HES-5-like, translating to MKPAEIRFSRQRPLQHTDPDMAPTTTAAMTNSQEHLTLTHKLRKPQVEKLRRERINSSIEQLKSLLGPEFLKKEPDSKLEKADILEMTVCVLRQLQQRNQAVNSAAVNQGYSRCVQEATHFLSREQVKMMSQRRLLNHFNKLKSSSEKNLGDADFSPLSSTVQTSISKEKSPTNSAPWRPW from the exons ATGAAGCCAGCAGAGATCAGATTCTCTCGACAGAGACCTCTACAGCACACAGATCCAGACATGGCTCCTACAACCACTGCAGCAATGACCAACTCTCAGGAGCACCTCACTCTGACTCACAAG ctcagaAAGCCTCAGGTGGAGAAGTTACGCAGAGAGCGAATCAACAGCAGCATTGAGCAGCTCAAGTCTCTCCTGGGTCCAGAGTTCCTCAAAAAGGAGCCAGACTCCAAGCTGGAGAAAGCAGACATCCTGGAGATGACAGTTTGTGTCCTGAGACAACTGCAGCAGAGGAATCAAGCTGTGAactcagcagctgtcaatcagggCTACTCAAGGTGTGTCCAAGAGGCCACACACTTCCTGTCCAGGGAGCAGGTGAAGATGATGTCCCAGAGGAGACTGCTGAACCACTTCAACAAGCTGAAGTCTTCTTCTGAGAAGAACCTGGGAGACGCTGACTTCTCTCCTCTGAGCTCCACAGTCCAGACCAGCATCAGCAAAGAAAAGAGTCCAACCAACAGCGCCCCCTGGAGGCCGTGGTAG
- the LOC117811408 gene encoding LOW QUALITY PROTEIN: transcription factor HES-5-like (The sequence of the model RefSeq protein was modified relative to this genomic sequence to represent the inferred CDS: substituted 1 base at 1 genomic stop codon) has translation MKPAEIRISXQRPLQHTDPDMAPTITAAMTNSQEHLTLTHKLRKPQVEKLRRERINSSIEQLKSLLGPEFLKQEPDSKLEKADILEMTVCVLRRLQQQNQAVNSAAVNQGYSRCVQEATHFLSREKVNMMSQRRLLNHFNKLQSSSEKNLRQADFSPLSSTVQTSNSKEKSPTNSAPWRPW, from the exons ATGAAGCCAGCAGAGATCAGAATCTCTTGACAGAGACCTCTACAGCACACAGATCCAGACATGGCTCCTACAATCACTGCAGCAATGACCAACTCTCAGGAGCACCTCACACTGACTCACAAG cTCAGAAAGCCTCAGGTGGAGAAGTTACGCAGAGAGCGAATCAACAGCAGCATTGAGCAGCTCAAGTCTCTCCTGGGTCCAGAGTTCCTCAAACAGGAGCCAGACTCCAAGCTGGAGAAAGCAGACATCCTGGAGATGACAGTTTGTGTCCTGAGACgactgcagcagcagaatcAAGCTGTGAACTCAGCCGCTGTCAATCAGGGCTACTCCAGGTGTGTCCAAGAGGCCACACACTTCCTGTCCAGGGAGAAGGTGAACATGATGTCCCAGAGGAGACTGCTGAACCACTTCAACAAGCTGCAGTCTTCCTCTGAGAAGAACCTGAGACAGGCTGACTTCTCTCCTCTGAGCTCCACAGTCCAGACCAGcaacagcaaagaaaagagtCCAACCAACAGCGCCCCCTGGAGGCCGTGGTAG
- the LOC117811415 gene encoding LOW QUALITY PROTEIN: transcription factor HES-5-like (The sequence of the model RefSeq protein was modified relative to this genomic sequence to represent the inferred CDS: substituted 1 base at 1 genomic stop codon) has product MKPAEIRFSXQRPLQHTDPDMAPTITAAMTNSQEHLTLTHKLRKPQVEKLRRERINSSIEQLKSLLGPEFLKKEPESKLEKADILEMTVCVLRRLQQQNQAVNSAAVNQGYSRCVQEATHFLSREKVNMMSQRRLLNHFNKLQSSSEKNLREADFSPLSSTVQTSISKEKSPANSAPWRPW; this is encoded by the exons ATGAAGCCAGCAGAGATCAGATTCTCTTGACAGAGACCTCTACAGCACACAGATCCAGACATGGCTCCTACAATCACTGCAGCAATGACCAACTCTCAGGAGCACCTCACTCTGACTCACAAG cTCAGAAAGCCTCAGGTGGAGAAGTTACGCAGAGAGCGAATCAACAGCAGCATTGAGCAGCTCAAGTCTCTCCTGGGTCCAGAGTTCCTCAAAAAGGAGCCAGAATCCAAGCTGGAGAAAGCAGACATCCTGGAGATGACAGTTTGTGTCCTGAGACgactgcagcagcagaatcAAGCTGTGAACTCAGCCGCTGTCAATCAGGGCTACTCCAGGTGTGTCCAAGAGGCCACACACTTCCTGTCCAGGGAGAAGGTGAACATGATGTCCCAGAGGAGACTGCTGAACCACTTCAACAAGCTGCAGTCTTCCTCTGAGAAGAACCTGAGAGAGGCTGACTTCTCTCCTCTGAGCTCCACAGTCCAGACCAGCATCAGCAAAGAAAAGAGTCCAGCCAACAGCGCCCCCTGGAGGCCGTGGTAG